From one Astatotilapia calliptera chromosome 10, fAstCal1.2, whole genome shotgun sequence genomic stretch:
- the f11r.1 gene encoding F11 receptor, tandem duplicate 1: MTVRGVLWLLLFSGAAIGVSGYSVTTSKANVRAEENTDVDLTCSFSGDFGSNILLRWKFKDRKGSQVFVVHDGKPTAPYADRLNVYGGSNLRFSKVTRKDTGVYTCEITSADKTQVGETEVTLTVLVPPSVPFCKVPSSVTTGSTAILYCIDESASPRPTYKWYKNNVLLPDNPSNVAGFKNATYKLNSTSGELKFPAAAKTDTADYYCESVNDAGPAQKCRAMKMEVRDLNTGGIVAGVIVALLLVALLIFAVWFAKKKGYLPAKKESSSKMNQSYQAAPSGDGGDDADFTQKSSFVV, translated from the exons ATGACTGTGAGAGGAGTCCTTTGGCTGCTTTTGTTCTCTGGCGCAGCAATAG GTGTAAGTGGATATTCGGTCACTACTTCAAAGGCAAATGTACGAGCGGAAGAGAACACAG ATGTGGATTTGACATGCTCATTTTCAGGAGACTTTGGTTCAAACATTTTACTTAGATGGAAGTTTAAGGACCGAAAAGGCTCTCAGGTGTTTGTGGTTCACGATGGGAAACCAACAG CGCCGTATGCTGACCGTTTGAATGTGTATGGTGGTAGCAATCTGAGATTCTCCAAAGTCACTCGTAAAGATACTGGAGTGTACACCTGTGAGATAACCAGCGCTGACAAAACCCAAGTTGGGGAAACAGAAGTGACTCTGACTGTTCTGG TGCCTCCATCTGTGCCATTTTGTAAAGTCCCCTCATCGGTAACAACGGGCAGCACAGCCATCCTGTATTGCATTGATGAAAGCGCTTCACCGCGCCCCACATACAAGTGGTACAAAAACAACGTTCTTCTGCCTGATAACCCTAGTAACGTTGCTGGCTTCAAAAACGCCACCTACAAGTTGAATTCAACCAGTGGCGAACTG AAATTTCCTGCTGCAGCCAAGACTGATACAGCTGACTACTACTGTGAGTCTGTCAATGATGCTGGCCCTGCTCAGAAATGTAGAGCTATGAAGATGGAAGTTC GCGACCTAAACACCGGAGGAATTGTCGCTGGTGTAATAGTGGCTCTGCTGCTTGTGGCCCTACTGATATTTGCCGTTTGGTTTGCCAAAAAGAAAGGATATCTGCCTG caaagaaagaaag CAGTTCAAAGATGAACCAGTCTTACCAAGCAGCACCtagtggtgatggtggtgatgat GCGGATTTCACACAGAAGTCATCATTTGTGGTATAG